In a single window of the Thermofilum uzonense genome:
- a CDS encoding alpha-glucosidase/alpha-galactosidase produces MTKVKIAVIGAGSIAWSSTVVHDLLHTPTLLGSEVYLMDIDETRLKRVGAFARKYSSELGVDYKFHLTTNRKEAIKDADFVVNTAMYGGHGYYEAMREISEKHGYYRGVNSTEWNMVSDYHTIWGYYQFKLALDIARDVEQYAPGAWLLQLANPVFELTTLISREVKVNVIGLCHGHLAYKEIAGILGFKPEDVEAEMIGFNHVIWLTKFTSKGRNLYPLLDEWIEKKAQEYWRKWRLSQRNPFDIHLSPAAVDMYKRYGLFPIGDTVRGGTWAYHWDLKTKQYWFGPTGGPDSEIGWMLYLAHHEWYSSYLERLAEDPRMPIAPFFPASRTDESLIPIISSIANDEPATYQVNVPNDGAIDGIPNDVAVEIPAEVSAKGVRRPQGLRVPGKILKSVLWPRMLRMEMTLTAFLEGGRQILIDWLMLDPRTKSEKQAEEVWDAILAMPGNEEMAKHYRG; encoded by the coding sequence GTGACAAAAGTCAAGATCGCCGTTATAGGCGCGGGAAGCATAGCTTGGAGTTCAACCGTGGTCCACGATCTTCTCCATACCCCCACCCTCCTAGGGAGCGAAGTCTACCTTATGGACATAGACGAGACCCGTCTTAAGAGAGTAGGCGCATTCGCAAGGAAATACTCCTCAGAGCTTGGCGTAGACTACAAGTTCCATCTGACTACTAACAGGAAGGAGGCAATCAAGGACGCTGACTTCGTCGTAAACACGGCCATGTATGGTGGGCACGGATACTACGAGGCGATGCGGGAGATCTCCGAGAAGCACGGCTACTACCGGGGTGTGAACAGCACGGAGTGGAACATGGTCTCGGACTACCACACCATATGGGGCTACTACCAATTCAAGCTGGCACTAGACATAGCAAGGGACGTCGAACAGTACGCCCCCGGAGCATGGCTCCTGCAACTGGCTAACCCCGTCTTCGAGCTCACTACGCTGATATCACGAGAGGTGAAGGTCAACGTCATTGGGCTGTGTCACGGGCACCTCGCCTATAAGGAGATAGCCGGCATACTTGGCTTTAAACCGGAGGACGTGGAGGCAGAGATGATAGGCTTCAACCACGTCATATGGTTGACAAAGTTTACCTCCAAGGGGAGGAACCTCTATCCACTCCTGGACGAGTGGATCGAGAAAAAAGCCCAAGAATACTGGAGGAAGTGGAGGCTCAGCCAACGCAACCCCTTCGACATACACTTGAGCCCAGCCGCAGTCGACATGTACAAGCGTTACGGCTTATTCCCAATCGGCGACACGGTTAGAGGTGGAACATGGGCGTATCACTGGGACCTAAAGACCAAGCAGTATTGGTTCGGTCCCACGGGAGGCCCTGACAGCGAGATAGGCTGGATGCTATACCTTGCCCACCACGAGTGGTACTCGAGCTACCTTGAGAGGCTAGCCGAGGATCCACGCATGCCTATAGCTCCCTTCTTCCCAGCCTCGAGGACAGATGAGTCCCTCATCCCAATCATAAGCTCTATAGCGAACGACGAGCCTGCGACCTATCAGGTCAATGTCCCCAACGATGGGGCGATTGACGGCATACCCAACGATGTCGCGGTCGAGATCCCCGCAGAGGTATCCGCGAAAGGAGTTAGGAGGCCTCAAGGGTTAAGGGTTCCCGGGAAGATCCTCAAGTCTGTTCTCTGGCCGCGCATGCTAAGAATGGAAATGACCCTGACAGCCTTCCTTGAGGGCGGGAGGCAGATCCTCATAGACTGGCTCATGCTGGATCCCAGAACGAAGTCCGAGAAGCAGGCCGAAGAGGTGTGGGATGCAATCCTCGCTATGCCTGGAAACGAGGAAATGGCAAAACACTATAGGGGCTGA
- a CDS encoding MBL fold metallo-hydrolase yields MVEVEVLQGQREIGGNCVKIRDGDKKLLFDQGLRFSLFKKFYGARLRPSGPMEFREIGVLPPYGELEDVDALYVTHYHLDHLGLLGDLPSGLEVRVPSRLGLTLLEEWYRDSPDWLAYIPPRYDLQVHEAEPLVHDVNDVIALPISHSAYPASSYLYLGSDETVLYTGDFRFESFSRVGEEGRGFFEFFERESDMRVDKLIIEGTNIGKPVTPLGKDELINILRRVFSLNAPLLIALHRLELDLLAFILDEVKAFGRHAILASSKLLDVLEAWAPGLGIPMDNVSRPLSLADKVSRIHLISPDEIRDLSKFVVIADLLDLVDFARAIPSELSLKGGFALLMLSEHESEEATEEAAALRWLGRLGVQTYRLRVSGHYYPHELVKLFKLVKPREVIPVHTEAPELLIDLWKSLK; encoded by the coding sequence GTGGTTGAGGTAGAGGTTTTACAGGGTCAAAGGGAGATAGGTGGGAATTGCGTCAAGATACGCGACGGGGACAAGAAGCTGTTGTTCGACCAGGGCCTGCGTTTCTCCCTCTTTAAAAAGTTCTACGGGGCACGCCTGAGGCCTTCAGGCCCCATGGAGTTTAGGGAGATTGGGGTGCTTCCACCCTACGGTGAACTGGAGGATGTTGATGCACTCTACGTGACACACTACCATCTGGATCACCTTGGCCTCCTGGGCGACCTCCCCTCAGGCCTCGAGGTCAGGGTTCCCTCACGCTTAGGGCTTACATTGCTGGAAGAGTGGTATAGAGACTCCCCGGACTGGTTAGCCTATATTCCTCCAAGATATGATCTACAAGTCCATGAGGCAGAGCCACTTGTACATGACGTGAACGATGTTATTGCTCTCCCGATCAGCCACAGCGCGTACCCGGCCTCATCCTACCTTTACCTCGGGAGTGATGAGACAGTCCTGTACACAGGGGACTTTCGCTTTGAGTCTTTCTCACGTGTGGGAGAGGAAGGCCGTGGCTTCTTCGAGTTCTTTGAACGGGAAAGCGACATGCGTGTCGATAAACTGATAATTGAAGGAACGAATATAGGTAAGCCTGTAACTCCACTGGGCAAGGATGAGCTTATAAACATATTGCGGAGAGTGTTTTCGCTAAACGCTCCACTTCTAATTGCTCTTCATAGGCTTGAACTAGATCTCCTAGCGTTCATCCTAGATGAGGTAAAGGCTTTTGGGAGGCACGCTATTCTAGCTTCATCAAAGCTTTTAGATGTCTTAGAGGCATGGGCTCCCGGGCTAGGCATCCCCATGGATAACGTTTCCAGGCCTCTCAGCCTAGCCGATAAGGTGTCAAGGATTCACCTCATAAGCCCTGATGAGATTCGGGATCTCTCAAAGTTCGTAGTGATAGCTGATCTCCTCGATCTTGTCGACTTCGCGAGGGCCATTCCAAGCGAGTTGAGTCTGAAGGGCGGCTTTGCACTGCTTATGCTTTCTGAGCACGAGTCGGAGGAAGCGACAGAGGAGGCTGCGGCGCTCAGGTGGCTTGGCAGGCTGGGCGTCCAGACGTATAGGTTAAGGGTCTCAGGCCATTATTACCCGCATGAGCTGGTGAAGCTGTTTAAGCTGGTCAAACCTAGAGAGGTGATCCCGGTTCATACGGAGGCTCCCGAGCTCCTCATTGATTTATGGAAGTCTTTAAAGTAG
- a CDS encoding helix-turn-helix domain-containing protein: MASEVSLKAFKRLKRKLENEVLWIYVANILLHEDGLSVTELKKRLKEKFSIKVNTVYLYTVLYRMEREGLVRRKTSEEGKSMYCLEEVGKQTYLKGLEYLNRIVKLLAE, encoded by the coding sequence GTGGCTTCAGAAGTGTCTTTGAAGGCTTTCAAGAGGCTTAAGAGGAAGCTTGAAAACGAGGTTCTATGGATATATGTGGCTAATATCCTGCTACACGAAGATGGATTGAGTGTTACAGAATTAAAGAAGAGACTTAAGGAAAAGTTCTCCATAAAGGTTAACACTGTTTACCTTTACACTGTTCTATACAGGATGGAGAGAGAAGGGCTAGTCAGGCGTAAGACAAGCGAGGAGGGTAAGAGCATGTATTGCCTAGAGGAGGTAGGTAAGCAAACGTACTTGAAGGGCCTGGAATACCTGAATAGGATAGTAAAGCTTCTCGCTGAGTGA
- a CDS encoding LEA type 2 family protein produces the protein MAWKAITIIAVVLIASALYLNDLVSSAERISVDVEKISVVSVGLQAANVNLTLAFNNPSNHKYTAEVVNYDVYIEGVKVGNGTITNLEIPPGTTRQSSTLTLYYAKLGKALMSLLTQGKIDITVNGTATIKVLFFPVQVKFSKTKTVKP, from the coding sequence GTGGCATGGAAGGCAATAACCATAATAGCAGTGGTACTCATAGCCTCCGCATTGTACTTGAACGACCTCGTCTCGTCGGCTGAGCGTATAAGCGTTGACGTGGAGAAAATAAGCGTCGTGAGCGTTGGGCTTCAAGCCGCCAACGTTAACCTCACACTGGCTTTCAACAACCCCTCAAACCACAAATACACTGCGGAAGTCGTCAATTATGACGTCTACATTGAGGGCGTGAAGGTCGGGAACGGCACCATTACAAACCTAGAAATACCGCCTGGAACCACACGTCAAAGCTCTACACTAACCCTGTACTACGCTAAGCTCGGGAAAGCCCTCATGAGCCTTTTAACCCAGGGCAAGATCGACATAACCGTTAACGGGACAGCAACAATTAAAGTCCTCTTCTTCCCCGTCCAGGTAAAGTTCTCCAAAACAAAGACCGTTAAGCCCTAG
- a CDS encoding PD-(D/E)XK nuclease family protein translates to MVGVLSEEEKKKILRTLREDEEFRYAVAGLLGLDTILNELRMLRADFQRHLELEEMRWRENDKRWEENNKRWEENNRRWEENNKRWEENNRRWEEAYKRFEAIEAELKKLREDHNKLREDFNRQFELFSKRLDSFERRLIAMGARWGVESEETFREAMKNIVEEILGAGKVEKWRVLDEEGVVLGYKAEVEVDVLIKDKVHILIEVKSSASESDVFKLWRIGKLYEKKTGVKPRLVMVTPFPTDKALEAAKNLGVEIYTRT, encoded by the coding sequence ATGGTAGGCGTGCTTTCAGAGGAGGAGAAAAAGAAAATTCTAAGAACCTTGAGAGAGGATGAAGAGTTTAGGTACGCTGTAGCAGGCTTACTAGGGCTCGACACAATCCTTAACGAGCTAAGAATGCTTAGAGCGGACTTCCAGCGCCACCTCGAGCTTGAGGAGATGAGGTGGAGGGAAAATGACAAGAGGTGGGAAGAAAACAATAAGCGGTGGGAAGAAAATAATCGCAGGTGGGAAGAAAACAACAAAAGATGGGAGGAAAACAACAGGAGATGGGAGGAGGCTTATAAGAGGTTCGAAGCTATTGAGGCAGAGTTAAAAAAGCTGCGGGAAGACCACAACAAGCTTCGGGAGGACTTCAACAGGCAGTTCGAGCTTTTCAGCAAGAGGCTCGACTCATTCGAGAGGCGTCTCATAGCCATGGGGGCTAGGTGGGGAGTTGAAAGCGAGGAGACTTTCAGGGAGGCTATGAAGAATATAGTTGAGGAGATACTTGGCGCTGGCAAGGTGGAAAAGTGGAGAGTCCTCGATGAGGAGGGGGTAGTCCTCGGCTACAAGGCTGAAGTGGAGGTAGACGTGCTCATCAAGGATAAAGTGCACATCCTGATAGAGGTAAAGTCCAGCGCGTCAGAGAGCGACGTGTTTAAGCTATGGAGAATTGGAAAACTTTACGAGAAAAAGACCGGTGTAAAGCCTAGACTTGTCATGGTGACGCCTTTCCCAACGGATAAGGCTCTGGAGGCCGCGAAAAATCTCGGAGTAGAGATCTACACGAGAACATAG
- a CDS encoding radical SAM/SPASM domain-containing protein, giving the protein MTRHVLPWYVPPTLLAKQLLSAATVAKATGWRLNARWIRDAKPLVETANGATGIGCFGYPPHPVYEVTTMCNLRCAHCHAAAGRRSPGELDTPQAMKVIESLTTVREFRTLVFTGGEPLLRKDIWELTHYARQLGFGVVYATNATLIDEETAARMAKLDVLGAAVSLDSTRPEIHDKIRGVPGAWRKAVKGIINLKKQGLYVQINITANKLNLDEIPQLLKLSDKLGAHVVFLYTFVSSGRGTENKWLSLTPRQFYTLALTAAKTQEEVQSLIIPVAMPWYYALLADKAKLNPQIAKKWVSGCIAARGMFYIKPNGDVWPCAFLPLKAGNLLEKPAAAIWHGQLFNQIKNRENLEEPCRSCPYRDICGGCRARAYISTGRLTAPDPLCPLVSNRSVQEQTRAK; this is encoded by the coding sequence ATGACACGCCACGTGCTACCCTGGTACGTGCCCCCAACCCTCCTGGCGAAGCAGCTCCTCTCAGCGGCCACGGTGGCAAAGGCGACCGGCTGGAGACTCAACGCCCGCTGGATAAGGGACGCGAAGCCCCTAGTCGAGACGGCCAACGGCGCCACAGGGATAGGCTGCTTCGGCTACCCGCCACACCCAGTCTACGAGGTTACAACGATGTGCAACCTCAGGTGCGCGCACTGTCACGCCGCGGCCGGCAGGCGGAGCCCCGGCGAGCTCGACACCCCGCAGGCCATGAAGGTCATCGAAAGCTTAACCACAGTAAGGGAATTCAGAACCCTCGTGTTCACGGGCGGAGAACCATTACTCAGGAAAGACATCTGGGAGCTCACCCATTACGCGAGGCAGCTAGGCTTCGGGGTAGTCTACGCGACGAACGCCACCCTCATAGACGAGGAGACAGCCGCGAGGATGGCCAAGCTCGACGTCCTGGGAGCCGCGGTAAGCCTCGACTCCACCAGGCCCGAAATCCACGACAAGATCAGGGGCGTCCCGGGCGCCTGGAGGAAAGCCGTCAAGGGGATAATAAACCTCAAAAAACAAGGACTCTACGTCCAGATAAACATAACAGCCAACAAGCTCAACCTCGACGAAATCCCCCAACTACTCAAGCTCTCAGACAAGCTGGGAGCACACGTCGTATTCCTTTACACGTTCGTCTCCTCAGGCCGAGGCACCGAAAACAAGTGGCTCTCCCTGACGCCAAGACAATTCTACACCCTAGCATTAACAGCAGCTAAGACACAGGAAGAAGTCCAGAGCCTCATAATACCCGTAGCAATGCCCTGGTACTACGCACTCCTAGCCGACAAGGCGAAACTCAACCCACAAATAGCCAAGAAATGGGTCTCAGGCTGCATAGCCGCGCGAGGAATGTTCTACATAAAACCCAACGGTGACGTATGGCCATGCGCGTTCCTACCACTAAAAGCCGGCAACCTGCTGGAGAAGCCCGCGGCCGCCATATGGCACGGACAACTATTCAACCAGATCAAAAACCGCGAAAACCTGGAAGAACCATGCCGGTCCTGCCCATACCGAGACATATGCGGGGGCTGCAGAGCAAGAGCATACATATCCACAGGAAGACTAACGGCACCCGACCCATTGTGCCCGCTCGTATCAAACAGGTCAGTACAGGAACAAACGAGAGCAAAATAA
- a CDS encoding prenyltransferase, whose amino-acid sequence MLLDAIRIWAVIMYIIYSLPVLALAAPHPGFNPLWAIYGLLGGSIIEIFSHMVNDYYDYVYGVDRPGVGTATYRKHPLVEGVSLRRHAAQWLALAAGAITMSLAASFLGRPYTPLFASLGVLLAYAYTGPPFKLKYRGLGHLNLLLGWWLTSSPGVYYMACGELSLQPLLVSLPPILLTIAVLMANNIRDIDTDRAAGVKTLETIIGKKASRALFLLYIAAAYIIQSALSLSLGPTLLLPLLSAPMLAGALKVLREPPPTDADPLVARHTILFSLLSAVGVALR is encoded by the coding sequence ATGCTGCTAGACGCGATCAGGATTTGGGCCGTGATAATGTACATCATCTACAGCCTCCCAGTCCTAGCCCTAGCCGCCCCCCATCCCGGATTCAACCCCCTTTGGGCGATATACGGTCTCCTCGGCGGCTCCATTATTGAGATCTTCTCCCACATGGTCAACGACTACTACGACTACGTCTACGGTGTAGACAGGCCCGGGGTCGGCACAGCCACCTACAGGAAGCACCCACTCGTCGAGGGTGTCTCGCTGAGAAGACACGCGGCCCAATGGTTAGCCCTCGCGGCTGGAGCCATTACAATGTCGCTCGCAGCATCATTCCTCGGGAGACCCTACACGCCCCTCTTCGCCTCCCTTGGCGTCCTACTCGCCTACGCGTATACAGGCCCGCCCTTTAAGCTGAAGTACCGCGGATTGGGGCACCTCAACCTTCTCCTCGGCTGGTGGCTCACAAGCTCTCCAGGCGTCTACTACATGGCCTGCGGCGAGCTATCCCTCCAACCCCTCCTAGTCTCACTCCCGCCCATCCTCCTCACGATAGCGGTGCTCATGGCCAACAACATCCGGGACATAGACACCGACCGTGCGGCGGGCGTCAAGACGCTCGAGACGATAATCGGCAAGAAAGCCTCCCGAGCCCTGTTCCTCCTCTACATAGCCGCCGCCTACATCATCCAGTCAGCCCTATCCCTATCGCTCGGCCCCACCCTGCTCCTCCCCCTCCTCTCGGCCCCCATGCTTGCCGGCGCCCTAAAGGTACTCCGTGAGCCGCCACCCACAGACGCCGACCCCCTTGTAGCCAGGCACACAATCCTCTTCAGCCTGCTTAGCGCCGTAGGGGTTGCACTGAGATGA
- a CDS encoding AbrB/MazE/SpoVT family DNA-binding domain-containing protein, with amino-acid sequence MERVRIDGKGRVTIPKRLREILNLREGEEVLLVPEKDGLLIKRASDPEEILERLLGDLTFSRELRKVAEQEALRETSI; translated from the coding sequence GTGGAAAGAGTTAGAATTGATGGTAAGGGGAGAGTCACAATCCCAAAGAGGCTGAGAGAAATACTTAACCTCAGGGAGGGCGAGGAAGTGCTCCTTGTGCCCGAGAAGGATGGACTCCTAATTAAGAGGGCCAGCGATCCCGAAGAAATCCTGGAGAGGCTTCTAGGAGACCTGACGTTTAGTAGGGAGCTGAGAAAAGTAGCGGAACAAGAGGCGCTAAGGGAAACTTCAATATGA
- a CDS encoding HD domain-containing protein yields the protein MFDDALSDERFKKVIEKAIGYYRHSHHDISHVERVYNLALRIAREIGEPVDLDVLRAAVILHDIARSMEDEGVIDDHAAKGAELAREILREAGFEEEKIEKVAYSIASHRFRNGVKPDLIEAQILQDADRLDMIGAIGIARAFARGGWSNTPFYDPAKPPKNNYDGRSETVINHFYEKLLKIKDTLNTEPAKKIAEERHRFMLLFLERFMKEWRGEL from the coding sequence ATGTTTGATGATGCACTGAGCGATGAGAGGTTTAAGAAAGTCATCGAGAAAGCCATAGGCTACTATAGGCACTCACACCACGATATCTCCCACGTTGAACGCGTCTATAATTTAGCCCTCAGGATAGCACGCGAGATCGGAGAGCCGGTCGACCTAGACGTTCTGAGAGCTGCTGTGATACTACACGACATAGCGAGGTCGATGGAGGACGAGGGTGTTATAGATGACCATGCAGCTAAAGGCGCTGAGCTCGCCAGAGAGATTCTCCGCGAGGCTGGCTTCGAGGAGGAGAAGATCGAGAAGGTTGCCTACAGCATCGCCTCCCACAGGTTCAGGAACGGTGTAAAGCCAGACCTAATCGAGGCCCAGATATTACAGGACGCTGACAGGCTCGACATGATAGGGGCTATAGGCATAGCCAGGGCCTTCGCGAGGGGCGGTTGGTCCAACACGCCCTTCTATGATCCAGCAAAGCCGCCGAAGAACAACTATGACGGCCGCTCTGAAACCGTTATAAACCACTTCTACGAGAAGCTTTTGAAGATAAAGGACACCCTGAACACCGAGCCCGCTAAGAAAATAGCAGAGGAGAGGCATAGGTTCATGCTCCTATTCCTTGAGAGATTCATGAAGGAGTGGCGTGGAGAACTATAA
- a CDS encoding inositol-3-phosphate synthase, which produces MGKIRVGLVGIGNCASAIVQSVFLAKKRPLRGILFEEIGGYRVQDIDFVFAADVDTRKIGKDLGQAIFEGSNLFPRLVEDIETGVKVTAGPVLDGVAEHMRPFFAPHSRDVSMDEIVKAMRDAGVEVVVNMLPVGSELATRFYAEATLRAGAAFINGIPVFIASDPTGEWQEKYRRAGLPLLGDDVKGQFGATILHSALTALMRERGLLVEETYQLNIGGNTDFLNMKEEERLRSKRESKTSAVAYTLFNAEEIIRSQRIRIGPSDWVPFLGNTKVAYIYIKATSFLGLPVELDVKLKVDDKSMFAASMVDAIRLAKLALDNGLSGPIHEASAYYFKHPPRPVSSPYEAKRMLEEFIARYGAAQA; this is translated from the coding sequence ATGGGAAAGATAAGGGTGGGACTTGTAGGGATAGGGAACTGTGCCTCAGCCATAGTTCAAAGCGTTTTCCTCGCGAAGAAAAGGCCTTTAAGGGGTATCCTTTTCGAAGAGATAGGAGGCTACAGGGTACAGGACATTGACTTTGTTTTCGCTGCCGACGTGGATACAAGGAAGATAGGTAAAGATCTTGGCCAGGCAATATTCGAGGGCTCCAACCTCTTCCCCCGGTTGGTGGAAGATATAGAGACGGGAGTAAAGGTCACAGCGGGGCCTGTCCTTGATGGAGTTGCAGAGCACATGAGGCCTTTCTTCGCGCCGCACTCGCGAGACGTCTCAATGGACGAAATTGTTAAGGCCATGAGAGACGCTGGGGTCGAGGTCGTAGTGAATATGCTGCCGGTGGGCTCTGAGCTTGCTACACGCTTCTATGCCGAGGCTACGCTCAGAGCTGGCGCGGCCTTCATAAACGGCATCCCTGTCTTCATAGCAAGTGACCCTACGGGTGAATGGCAGGAGAAGTACAGGCGAGCCGGGCTACCTCTACTTGGAGACGACGTGAAAGGACAGTTTGGGGCCACGATTCTCCACTCAGCTCTCACAGCTTTGATGCGTGAGAGAGGCCTTCTCGTAGAGGAGACCTACCAGCTGAACATAGGGGGTAATACGGACTTCCTCAACATGAAGGAGGAAGAAAGGCTCCGGAGCAAGAGGGAGAGCAAGACTAGCGCTGTCGCATACACGCTTTTCAACGCAGAGGAGATTATCCGGTCACAGAGAATAAGGATTGGTCCAAGCGACTGGGTACCATTCCTAGGGAATACCAAGGTGGCCTACATATACATCAAGGCGACATCATTCCTCGGATTACCCGTGGAGCTCGACGTCAAGCTCAAGGTAGACGATAAGAGCATGTTTGCCGCTTCAATGGTAGACGCTATAAGGCTGGCGAAGCTGGCACTTGACAACGGACTATCCGGGCCCATACACGAGGCCAGTGCATACTACTTTAAACACCCGCCGAGACCTGTCTCGTCGCCTTACGAGGCTAAGAGAATGCTGGAAGAGTTTATAGCAAGGTACGGGGCAGCACAGGCCTAG